The DNA segment TTTAACATTTCATAAACAGCTTAAAGAAAACTCCGTTCTCATAGTTGTGGGAACTCATGGAAATAGGCGAGTAGAGATGGGATATGAAGAATACTATGAGAAGCTTAGAGGGGCTAGTGTTCCAATAGCTGTGTTTATAGAAAAATAGTGCTTAAATAATTATTTCAACTTATCTAGTATTCGGTGAGCTTTTTGCTTTTCAGAGAAGTCTCAGAATACTACCAGAAATTAGAGGACACTACGAAAAGACTAGAGTTAACCGATATTCTCAAAGAGCTTTTCTCGAAACTGGATTCAGAGGATATAGATAAAGTAATATATATGACTCAGGGTAAGCTTCACCCAGACTGGTACGGTTACCCTGAGATAGGTATGGCTGAGAAATCTGTTTTAGAAGTTATAGCCGCTACAAGCGGGCTGCCGCTTGAAAAAGTAACATCGTTTTTACAGGAGACAGGCGACATCGGCTTAGCCGCTGAGAAAGCTTTGAAAAGCAAGGTTCAAAAAACAATAATACAGGAATTTGAACCTTTAACAGTTCAATACGTTTACAATCAACTAGATAAAATCACGCGTATGACGGGTAAAGGTTCAAGCGAAGATAAGAAGAGGCTTTTCACAGGCTTACTTCACCGGGCTACGCCTTTAGAAGCCCGTTACATTTCTAGGATAGTCACCGGAAATCTGAGACTCGGTATAGCTGACATGACTATAATGGACGCTCTCTCAATAGCTTTAGCTGGAAGCAAAGCCAGCCGCGAGGATATAGAGAGCTCCTACAATATTTGCTCCGATCTTGGTTTAATAGCTAAGAACATTCTTTTAAACGGCGTGGAATGGCTTAAAACAGTTCAGTTAAAAGTAGGCGTCCCTGTTAGAATGATGCTAGCTCAGAGGCTCGCAACAATAGAGGAGATCCTCGAGAAAATAGGGCGATGCGCTGTTGAATACAAGTATGATGGTGAACGCTTCCAAATACATAAGATTGGCTCGGATATTAAAATATTCTCGAGACGTTTAGAGGTTATCACAGACCAATATCCTGACGCTGTTGAGATAATAAGAAAATGTTTGAAATCTGACACATGTATCACTGAAGCGGAGTGCGTTGCAGTTGACCCTGACAACGGGGAGATTTTACCCTTCCAGCAGTTAATGCATCGTCGTAGAAAATATGAAGTTGAAGAGGCTGTGGAAGCTTATCCTGTGAAATTATTTTTCTTCGACTGTTTATATAATGACGGCCAGCAATTAATTAACAAGCCATATCTTGAGAGACGGGGTGTTCTAGAAAAAATTGTTAACGTTGAGGAGAGATGTGAGCTAGCCACTCAAATAATCACAGACAGAGTAGACGCCTTCGAAAAATTCTTCCACGAAGCTGTTTCAGCCGGCTGCGAAGGGGTTATCGCGAAATCCATAGGCGAGGACTCCCTCTACCAGGCTGGAGGTAGAGGATGGCTTTGGATAAAATATAAGCGTGACTACAGATCCGAGCTTACTGACACACTTGACCTAGTTGTGGTGGGGGCGTATGTTGGGAAGGGTAGAAGAGCTGGAACTTATGGTACACTTCTGCTAGCCTGTTACGACCCCGCTAAAGACGTGTTTAAAACAGTTGCTAGAGTGGGAAGCGGGTTTAAAGACGAGGATCTCTCCTATTTATCTAATGCTCTAAAACAGCTTATAATAAAATCAAAAAATCCTAGAGTGGAGTCAAATCTTGAACCGGACTATTGGATTTTCCCCAAACTCGTGATAGAAGTGAAAGGAGCTGAGTTAACTCTAAGCCCTATTCATACATGCGCGTTTTCTAAAATTAAAAGCGATGTTGGATTAGCTATAAGATTCCCCCGTTTCACCGGCCGTATAAGAGATGATAAATCCCCTGAGGAGAGCACTACAGAAGAAGAAGTAATCGAAATGTATAATAATCAGTTGAAGCGAATCAAATAATAACTCTACTGTAGGGGGGTTTGTTTTGAAAACGTATGACGTAATCGTGATAGGTGGAGGTCCAGCAGGTTTATCCGCAGCTATCTACACTAGCAGAGCTAATTATAAGACTCTTTTAATCGATAAAGGAGGCTGCTTAAACTATAAGATCGGTAGAGTCCACAACTATCTAGGTTTCCCTGAAGGCATAGATGGAAAAGATTTAATTCAATTAGGGTGCAAACATATAAGGCTTCTAGGCAGCGAAACCGTGAATGAAGAGGTTTTAAACGTTAAAGTACAAGATGACCTTTACATTATACAAACAAATAGATCCTCCTACGCTGCTAAAGGACTTATCATCGCTATGGGTGTCTCATATAAGAAAGTTAGTATAGCTAACTTAGAGAAATTTGAGGGCAGGGGGATAAGTTACTGCGTGACATGCGATGGATTCTTTTTCCGCGGTAAAAAAGTTTTAGTCATAGGATCTGAGAATTATGCGGCTATGGAGGCGCTT comes from the Candidatus Odinarchaeum yellowstonii genome and includes:
- a CDS encoding ATP-dependent DNA ligase, which encodes MLFREVSEYYQKLEDTTKRLELTDILKELFSKLDSEDIDKVIYMTQGKLHPDWYGYPEIGMAEKSVLEVIAATSGLPLEKVTSFLQETGDIGLAAEKALKSKVQKTIIQEFEPLTVQYVYNQLDKITRMTGKGSSEDKKRLFTGLLHRATPLEARYISRIVTGNLRLGIADMTIMDALSIALAGSKASREDIESSYNICSDLGLIAKNILLNGVEWLKTVQLKVGVPVRMMLAQRLATIEEILEKIGRCAVEYKYDGERFQIHKIGSDIKIFSRRLEVITDQYPDAVEIIRKCLKSDTCITEAECVAVDPDNGEILPFQQLMHRRRKYEVEEAVEAYPVKLFFFDCLYNDGQQLINKPYLERRGVLEKIVNVEERCELATQIITDRVDAFEKFFHEAVSAGCEGVIAKSIGEDSLYQAGGRGWLWIKYKRDYRSELTDTLDLVVVGAYVGKGRRAGTYGTLLLACYDPAKDVFKTVARVGSGFKDEDLSYLSNALKQLIIKSKNPRVESNLEPDYWIFPKLVIEVKGAELTLSPIHTCAFSKIKSDVGLAIRFPRFTGRIRDDKSPEESTTEEEVIEMYNNQLKRIK
- a CDS encoding NAD(P)/FAD-dependent oxidoreductase, whose translation is MKTYDVIVIGGGPAGLSAAIYTSRANYKTLLIDKGGCLNYKIGRVHNYLGFPEGIDGKDLIQLGCKHIRLLGSETVNEEVLNVKVQDDLYIIQTNRSSYAAKGLIIAMGVSYKKVSIANLEKFEGRGISYCVTCDGFFFRGKKVLVIGSENYAAMEALELTDYTSNVTIYTNGLKPEIDDQFLEKLKAKNIEVKTQRIISFTGDKKLEGIMLEDGSKVNCDGVFIAVGSSSAADIALKLGVLLENGYIKVDNRQRTNLPRVYAAGDCTGGVRQIATAVGQGATAAVNLIAELKGLDKIDYY